The genomic region GGTAACTTTTAACGTAAACCGGTGAACATCTGGTTTTGCTATCAACGTTTTCTTCCCCATGCCCCAGCAGCCTACCCTCGTCTTTCTCCACGGCTTCATTGAAAGCCGCGACATCTGGACTGATTTCACCCGCGACTTCCCCGACGCCTACCCCGTTTTCGTGCCCGACTTGCTGGGTCACGGTAGCAATTCTGTGCCCGTAGCCAACTACTCTATGCGCGCCCAGGCTGAGTATGTGGCGGAGCAGCTACGCCAGCAGCAGATCGAAAAAGCCGTGCTGATAGGCCACAGCATGGGCGGCTACATAGCCCTGGCACTAGCCGAGCAGCGGCCGGAGCTGGTAGCGGGACTGTGCCTGTTCAACTCCTCCGCCCTGGCCGATACCGAAGAGAAAAAGCAGGCCCGCGAGAAGAATATCGACTTCATTGAGCGGCACGGGGTAGAGAAATTCATGAATTCCTTTGTGCGCCCCTTGTTCTCGCCTGCCCACCGCGACTCGATGCCCGAGCAGTTGCGGATGCTGGAAGATATCGGCAAAGCCACGCCTAAAGAAACCTTTATTGGGGGCTTGCGTGCCATGGCCGCTCGCGCCGACCGCACGCAGGTGCTGCGCGAAGCGCAGTTCCCGGTGTTGGTTATTGCCGGCAAAGACGACGTAGCCGTGCCTTTTGAGCAATCGGTAGAAGTGGCGCAGCTGGCACCCGTTACCTATGCGCTGTTTCTGGCGGAGGTAGGGCACTTAGCCTACCTGGAAGCGCCAGAACGCACGCGGCAAGCAATACTGGACCTTGCGGCGGTTT from Hymenobacter aerilatus harbors:
- a CDS encoding alpha/beta fold hydrolase; this encodes MPQQPTLVFLHGFIESRDIWTDFTRDFPDAYPVFVPDLLGHGSNSVPVANYSMRAQAEYVAEQLRQQQIEKAVLIGHSMGGYIALALAEQRPELVAGLCLFNSSALADTEEKKQAREKNIDFIERHGVEKFMNSFVRPLFSPAHRDSMPEQLRMLEDIGKATPKETFIGGLRAMAARADRTQVLREAQFPVLVIAGKDDVAVPFEQSVEVAQLAPVTYALFLAEVGHLAYLEAPERTRQAILDLAAVCKELGS